In Pirellula sp. SH-Sr6A, the DNA window AAGTTCTCACCGAGATTGTGGTATCGGATTTTCGGTGTCCACCCCGTAAGGTCCTTGCCGTTGAAAAGCTGAATCCATTCTCCTGAGCTGGCAGGCGTCTTCGCTCCTCCGTCCTGCGCCCTTCCAAAAGAACCCAAGGAGAGGGTAACGCCTACGGCACCGGCGAGGGCCAGATTCATCAAAAAGGTTCGTCTCATGGGAGGATCGGCTGGGTAAGGGATTTGGGAGGCAGCAGAGTGAGAGTTGCAAGTATACCGATCGTAGCGATTTTACGAATTGGACTGATCAAAATCGTATCGGGCCGCCACAATCTGAGACGGTCTATTGTACTCGACAATTCTACGGGGCTAGTCTTCCGGGGCTGATAACGCCCCATCGGCACGCTGACTCGTGACCGGCTCCTCTATCCAAACTTTCCCATCAAAGGGCTCAAATCACTTGGAAATCGCGATGCAACTCGTCGACTGGATTTTGCACCTCGACAAACATTTGAATGATCTCATTGGGACAATCGGCCCCGGTTGGCTATACGCGATTATGTTCGCTGTGGTTTTTTGCGAAACCGGATTGGTCGTCACGCCGTTCCTTCCTGGGGATTCGTTGCTTTTCGCCCTCGGGGCGTTGTGCGCTATCGACGATGCCAAACTATCCATTTACGTAATGGCCCCATTGTTGATCGTCGCCGCGATCCTGGGTGATGCTCTGAATTACTGGCTTGGGGCTTGGATTGGACCTCGCGTTTTCACCAGCGAGAGTTCGTGGTGGTTGAGTAAAGCGCATCTGACTCGCGCCCAAGCGTTTTATAGTCGGTACGGTGCGAAGACAATCGTTTTGGCCCGGTTCGTTCCCATCGTTCGGACCTTCGCCCCCTTCGTAGCGGGCATTGGAAAGATGCACTTCTTTCGCTTTTGGATTTACAACGTCATCGGGGCGATTGCGTGGGTCGCGATCTTCTTACTGGCAGGTTATTTCCTAGGCAGGATCGAATTGATTCAAAAGAACTTCTTCCTCGTTACCCTCGGCATCATAGCCGTGAGCGTTATTCCCATCGCCTTGGAATGGTGGATGCATCGCCGCGAAAAGAAGCGGATACAGGGTACGACGCACGATCAAGTTGCAGGGTCATAAAGATCCGTTTCCCAGATGGTCTTGTCCGTGGAAGCGTCGGGACGATAGAGGAAGTCGGACTCTTGGAACGTGACGTTGGAAGTAGGATCGTTGTACTTGATCACACTCACTGGCACGTGGCCTTGCGGTCTCCCCTCTTTGTCTTTCTTCACTCGGAAGTAAACGACCGAGTAGGGGAAGTAAGGGAACGCCGAGGATCGACCGAGCGTTAGTCGCACGGCTGTTGGAAGTCCTTCGTTCTGAGGTTGGACGGCCAAGTTCTCGCGATCGATCCGAGCGGTGCCTGCAATGCGTGGCGGTTCGGTTCGCAATTGTCCTACCAACTGCCAGACATCGATTCCGCTGATGGTCCCTTCTGCGACCTCGTACCAGTGGTACCGCTGATACAAATTGCGAAGCAACTCAGCGTGGCCGCCGACTGCGAGATGGAGCACAACTTCTGGAGACTGTTGCAATTGATGGAGTTTGGGAGTGAGCTTCTCTCGAATCTTTTCGACATTGACGATTCGCGGAGGCTGCTTGTCGATCTGGGTGTACATCAGTCGACCGTCGGATACTTGGATGGAATCGAGGGTTGTTTCACCGGAAGAAAGCCGGGCCGTGTAGCGAAACTGACCTGTCCCGCTTCCAAAGGATTTGTATTCGCCGCTCAGGATGACTTGCTGGCCATAGGCCAAGCTCTGTTGATACACCTTGGCGGCGAGCGGGGGACCAAATACCGCTTGCTGAACGGCGTTGTAGACCAAGATGTTCGGGTCGGTCGTGACCCGGGGGGATTTGCTGTTCGAAGCTACGAGCGGGGCAGCGATCGCAGGCGATTCTTGGGCTT includes these proteins:
- a CDS encoding DedA family protein, encoding MQLVDWILHLDKHLNDLIGTIGPGWLYAIMFAVVFCETGLVVTPFLPGDSLLFALGALCAIDDAKLSIYVMAPLLIVAAILGDALNYWLGAWIGPRVFTSESSWWLSKAHLTRAQAFYSRYGAKTIVLARFVPIVRTFAPFVAGIGKMHFFRFWIYNVIGAIAWVAIFLLAGYFLGRIELIQKNFFLVTLGIIAVSVIPIALEWWMHRREKKRIQGTTHDQVAGS